In Besnoitia besnoiti strain Bb-Ger1 chromosome I, whole genome shotgun sequence, the genomic window GCAAAGCACACGCCAAGCAACGAAGTTCACGACAGACACGACTTCCTGTAGCCGCCTCAAGGCCCACTACCACAagccgaaaaaaaaagacggAGATACAAAGCTGAccggggagaggggggggggaagccGACGATACCATTTGAGTGAAGAGGAGGGTgagacgacgagggcatCAATTACGAGGGCAAGAGACGCTCTGGGAAAAAGCCAAACGTGGAATATCCAAGAAGCGGGCAAACGTGCAGGAAAGCAGAAAAATGTCACTCCCTATGTGAACTACGCCACAGTTCCAATGGCCGAAAAGCCGATAAAGGCAGCCATGTCTGGATGCGAGAAGAGCAGTGGGAAAGCTAGTGAGGAGGATCACGGGGGCCTGCGGGGATTTCACATCGCGGTAGAGCTCGCGTCCTGCACCGGACGAATACCCCGAAACGCTgggagaggagaagcagcaacCGCAGAGCGCCTTTTTCCGTGCATCAGCGTGTCTCCTAAGGTGCAGTTCTCGAAATCCAGAAGCCTACAGCAGCTGCTTTGTCTAGATGTGAGAGCCGCATGCAGGGAAGTCGGACAGACAGGGCTATGGACGGGGAGGAATGACCAAAAAGGGCGAGACACAAAGTTAGGCCAATGTTCAACTCGATATACGAACGGAGAACGAGCAGGCGCCCTCGTAATCTGCCACGGCATCAAAAGGAGACAACTCTCTTGttgaaaagagagagaaaaacgccaCTGGTGCACATCCTTCGGACTGATGCAACATGGATATGAAGCGAAGACGTAAATGTCTTGCCCGCTTTCGATCCTCGAAaagcatgcatgcaggcTGTCTCCTGCCCACATCGAAGAATTCAAAAAGTCGGTGacacgcgaggcgcctgagcAGTAACCTTTTCACCTCGCTGAGTTCCCCAGTCCTGGTTCGTCTTCTCGACAACCACGAAGAAGCATAACTCCATAAACAAACGCAGAGTCACAGGGGCAAGTCATCACCCCCCGAATGGAGTACTAGCTtgcacgcgaggcagacacCCCTGCAGCCCCTGTTCAACTGCTTTAGTGTTCCCCTCCCGGCTCCTCGAAAGGTGAAAGAAGAACAAAGCGTGTGTAATTTCCCCTCGTTTTCCAGTCCACAGACGAAGTAGTAGACGGGTTGAGAGTCCGTTTCAAGGAACTCGTGTCACGGTTTGCCGGCAGCCGATGGTGCTGCGGTAAAAAGGGTAGATGAACGTATACAGGCGGTGCATCAAAAAACCTCTTCCAACAATGGATGCTACGAAATTGAGCGAAGGCAACAAAGAGGGTCATGGAAAACGCGCTTCCGCACAACACAGAAGAGAGCATCAACTGTCGTGGTACTTCGACCCCGGCAATAATACTGCGCGATAGGCGGGCTCCCGCTCTATGAACTTAGAATCAACGGGGCAAATGCGGACGGAACTCAAATTCCACAAAAAACTGGTCCGCGGCACCGCTCTGTTAAGGTAGCAAAGACTGCCGCAGGCGGAATGCCAGGGTCCAAAAACTGGGATCGGGGAGGGAAGACAAACCCGCGCACTACCAACAAAGACGTTAGAGGGCTTGCGTCCAGCTGTGTGCTAGAAAGCACAAGGGCTAAGAGAGACGGTTGTCAAAAGTGCATCACTGAGCTAGACGGCCCTTCTGCTCCAAAACTCAACGTCGATGAACGACGTGAACAGAGGATGGGTTGTTTTGCCCGACTTTTTGAAAAGAAAAGGGTTGACCAGTGCTGCTTGGCAAGACGCTGGAAAAGGAAACAACGGCTAATACTTGTTTGGCAAGGAACTTCGCTGGTGTTGCCCAGTCATCATTGTCCACGAAAAACAGCACTAGTGACGCGATGTTTCTCCTCATGTGCCATTCCGCTCTCGAGCCCATCTCGGTACGCGTTCAGTCGGCGCCAAGTGAGACACGGGAAAAGGGACCGCGCTGCATCTGTATCGCGCCTCTCAGGCACTGGAGAGCAACTCTGCTAGCTGCCCACCCGTCCGGAATTCACTGGCATTTTCCCACAGACAACGTCTAGCTCGGTTACAAGGCCTTTCCCGGCCGTTCGGTGACGCGAGGATAGGCAATAGCGACTTATCAGCACGGGATTACCACAGAAAATGGCGTCCAAGTTGCAGGAGCTGGGGTATCTTCGATTGATGGTCGCCCGCCAGCTGACGCTGTGCGCCTAAAGCATTTACGGCCTGTGACTGACAAAAATGCACCGTGGTGTGCCGCAGCACCACAGGAATTCTGGCTTTTATATGAACGTTACGCTCATAACCCTTATGGCCGTTCCATTAGCATGAGATGAAGAGAAGTGCGGCGACACGGAACAGCGTGCCGATCGCAGTGCGAAGACACGAGACGCGATGAGGCCGGTGTGCTCGGGGGAGGTCCTGGCCTTCGAGCGAGCTGAGGCCGCTGTCTTCGCATCGGGTAGTTCACGTAGCGTGCCACAGGGGCTCGCAGAGACGCAACCAAGAGTACTCTCAGATCTCTCGAATGCATCGTATGTTGCATGTGTGCCGCTATCCTGACGTCTGCTTCGATGGCTTCTACTCTCAGATCACGCAtccggcggaaggcgcacaACCCCGTCTGGCATGGGAGAAGACACTCTCAACCACACGGGAGCACAAACGGCGGCTGGCCTCAAAAAAGGCACCTGACCGCCGCCATTGCACCGGCACGCGGCCAGGACCCTGTGCGAAAATGAAAACATGACTTAGAAACATTACATCCGGAGTCTGGCTCGGGACAACGCCAACCGGGTAGAGTATGCATAGGATGATGGGCTCTCTTCTAAACACGCTAGTCGACGTTTCCAGCGGTAGTAGTTCAGTCGGCTTTTCACCGCCAATAGATGACTGATTTAGCTCGGCTCCCATGTGACTGCCTACTGCATTCGGTACGGCTACGGTAGAAGTTGATAGTGGTCTTCGAGTGTTCGCGCACACACCGGCACAAAcggacgacgacgggcgTTGACGCGCACAGAAGTGGGCGCAGCGTGTTGAAAGCGTCGCTCCCATCGAGGTCGAACCGGTATCCGCACGGCTCATTACTGGTGAATCCAAATCTCCTTAAGACAGACCGAACACTTCTGCTTCGTGTTCCGCGACTGCGCTGAGCTTTGACTCATTCCACGCCCGAGGTTCTTGAAAAATGATGCTGCTCCCAGCGCTGCAGTACGTGCAATACTTCAAGAGAGTGAGCTAAACGCCTGTGCGGATGCTCGTCCAGAGGCCTGCGTGACCTCCGTGTCGTAACGTCTGCGCCCGGTTGCGGATGACGTTGCCAGGTTATGTTTCGTACCCAGGCTATAGCTCTACGCCAGTGTCACTGTATTGTCCTATTGCTAACACCACACTGTTCAAAACGGACATGCGGGGCTGCCACAACAATCGCAGCCAGTCGTCAATGCGACTGAACAACGAACGGCTCGGTTGCCTGCGCACCGTGCTGCGCGCACACTCCGCAGCCCATGAGAGAGTCGCCTATCCACTGAGCTGGTCGTTTATCACCCCGGCAAGTAGGCTAAGCCGCCATCCTCCGGTTTCCTGAATTACTTAAACATCAATAAGAGCGCCGGCTGAACCCAGATTTGCTGTCGTGGAGCACCGAGGCTTGCGAGCAATCTGGGCGAAacccgcgaggagacacctaAACCCCCCCGGTGCGTCGCTTTTGGAGGGGCGCTCGGGCGCCGATAAAATATGCTCTTTCTTTAGATACAGCGGTTCACGTGTGATTCATTCTGTTTGATTGAacgcgaagctgcgcagcgctGTACCATTGCTCCTTCGACTGCGCAGTACTTTTGTCTTACACTCATCGTAAGTTCAGCGCCGCGTGACTACATATGTGTGCTGTACAATGGCTCCCGTAATTCATGGGCAACTCTTTGTTGCTTCGTTCCATTCACCACACTTTTCGGTCTTCTGTTTAGCTGCACACGCAGGGGGCAACAACTCTCGTGTTCAAACTGTCCTCGTCAGCCGGACGTGGCGGATGCTCCGTGGCTTCGCAGAAACCGTTTGTTTGTACCTCCCTACCTTCCCTTCGTTTCATCGCCTATTTCTCCCAGGGCCTGATGGCGAGGTCAGCTCTTTGTCATGGCTGTGGAGTCATGCATCACATTTTCAAACGGAGCCAAAGGCCGGAGTAACTGCCTCTTGCCTTGGTTGAATCCGCGACACGGTTCCTGCTGTAGCGCTTCAcgtggcgcatgcgcggtcGTACGTCGCCACGGCGAACCCGGGTATATGTACACACTTGTTTATTTATCCGGATATTAGAGAATATAACAAGAATTTCAGCTGTTTTGAGCGATGGCTCTCCTTAGAGTTGGAAGACCCGTCGTCGCTTTTTTGCCAAGAGGCCGACcgcttcgcgccggcgcggagcggGATGCTGTGCTGCCGCCGAGTTTTCTTGTCTCCGCAGGTGTACCGGCCTCTTCGGCTTCTCGCAGCCCCACCTTGCGCCTTTCAAAAGAAAGCCCGCTTCGATCCACAAGTGGAACTAAAGCGTTGAAAAAGACAAACAGCCGCGAACTAGGCGCCAGCCGaagctctcttctgcgtaCTCTCGCGTGCCACACTCCCAGTCTCGTGTCTCTGTGCCTGTCGGCCGTCGACCAGAGGACCTCGCAGCCACCAGCGATTTTCTCGTTCCCATTAGGAACGGTCGTCTACACACCGGCATCGCGTGCACTGAACGGAGACGGCTTTTTTCAGCGACGCAGGATGGCGACTCGTGCGTCTATCTTCCAAggcctcgaggaggcgccggcagatCCCATTTTGGGGCTCGAGACTGCGTTTCGAGCGGACCCGGATCCACGCAAAGTGAATCTTGGAGCCGGCGCTTACCGCACCGAAGAGGGGAAACCCTATGTTTTCAGGTATCTCTGTTGTGTGTACAGCTGTGTACGATGCATGAGCAAGGGACTGCTCCAGGCACGAGTTTGAACACGCATCCGAAAGAAACGTGAAGCTTTTTGTACTGTGCTTTCGCGTAGTCAAGCGCGGTTACACGTGTGCGTGCTCGGCGGGCCGTACCAATTGCAGCCGGTGAATTCGCCGAAGGAGCCTACCCTCTTTTTCGAGGATTTTGTCGGGTTGTGCAAGGCGGGGGTTGAAATACACCTGCTTGGGAGCGGTCGAATAGCCGCACGAGCCGTGTCACCAGTCCATAACTCGGGCGACGGGGCATTCTTTAGTCGCACGCACTAgtccttctctgcctcttcatGTGTCTGGATGTCCCTTGTTTTCGCAGATGCGTGCGACAAATCGACATCGATATGGCGGCCGATGTGAACCTGTATAAAGAGTACCTGCCTATCGACGGCCTTGCAGACCTAAAGAAGGTaatcccctcccccccccccccccccccccccccccccccccctgcatCTGTGTCCGTGTGCGTTTCTCGGGACCACAGAATCGGACGGAGAACTTCTTCACCTCACTGCTGCAAAAACAGTGTCTCCTGTTCCTCACCTGCCCCCATGTCGTCACCCTCTTTCCGCGATGACCAGCAGAGCCCAGACAAGCGATGGAGAAAAGGAGTGTGTAGCCCGGGGGTCGAGTGCCTCGTCCTCATTTGTGACGCAAGAGGCACCTGCGGATGACTGCGGGAGCCtttgcgccgcggctgcctccgcggcactCGCGTTGTCAAGCGTTTAGATGCTTATGCATGGAACTGCCCTTCGAGAACTCGTGAAGATCTCAAACGGCGCGTACAGGAAGCACGCGTTCACTGCAGGTGGCGATGAAtcggtttttttttttgccaGTGGGGGGCAGCCGGTGCCAGTCTCTGGGCGTTTGGTGTCTCGTGCTTCCTCTCAGCCTACCCAGGAGCTTCTCTTTGGGGAAGACAGCCCTGCGATCGCCGAGGGCCGCATCTGCTCGACGCAGGCTCTCTCTGGCACTGGGGGCCTGCGCGTGGCCGCTGAGTTCATCAAGACTTTCTTGCCGAAATGCAAAGTGAGTCGCTCTGCTGCTCTGAGTAGAGACTAtgcccgcgctgctgcatgcgtggaCAGAATGTCTGGAGATCCGCATCCGGCTGATCTCGCTTCTACAGAGCACCAGCCAGATGCTCTTGCGCGCGTCCTCACCTGGGTTTTACAAAGGGGCACATGAGACTTTTACCTCGCTCTGcaagcccccccccccccccccccccttccgccCCCACGCCTCCCCGCGAGTCTGTCTGTGTGCACAGACCGTCTACATCAGCGACCCGACCTGGCCAAACCATCCGAACATCTTCAAGAAGGCGGGCCTGGAGGTCGAGTATTATCCCTACTGGAACCCGGTGAGGAAAGCGACGGAATCCTCGGCGGCACGCACGTCTGAAGTTCGAGACTGAATACAATAATTTGCGGAGGTCAGCCAGAGGCGCTGAGACTCCACGTTTTCTCTGCTCCTACAGATAAAATGTATGTGTCAAACTGCatgcggcgtctctgtcttccaGTGGTCTAGAACCGTGTCTGTGTCTCGCCGTGAGGTATTCGCGCGTCAGCATCCAGGTTGTAACTCTGCTGTGAACATGGTTTCTTCCGATTCGCGCAGTAGCAGCGGCCGTTCCTGACTGGAAGTACTTCTTTTCGCGACGTTTGCAAGCCGGGATCTGCCTGTCCACCTTGAAATCCCTCCCTGATATGCATCGTGCATCTTTCTTGACTCGCAGGCAACTTTGAGCATTAACTTCGAAGCCATGAAACACACTCTagaagctgccgcgcctcacTCTGTCGTTCTTCTCCATGCCTGCGCTCACAATCCAACCGGTGAGAATTAAGGGAAGTACGAGCAGGCCAGACGACCCAACCAAGAGCCTCGGAActgtgtgtgtgcctgtATCTGCGTAGTGAGTACCGGCACCGATGCATTCACAGTTTTACAACTCCCTCACGCGCGAAAACATCTTATCCGTTTGCTATGTAGAGCAATATATACGTAACACGAGACCTCTGTAGGTGGGGGGCATGGTGTGTAGGCACGTAGCCGAATGTATGAATTCACACACATACTGATGCAGGGAGACAAGAGGCAGAACAAACAGGCGCGCGTGAGGCGCCTTGtacgtgtgcatgcgcgtcgaGTCGTTCTTTTTGTGGATACTGTCTAGAGAGTCTCGTTCACACTGGCAAACCCGCCGAGGCGACTTGCGGGACTGAGTGCTCCAGAATTGACGGGACGGATCAGGATTTTCTCCCGCTGTTTCTTTAAAGCGCTCATGTACACGAGGAGCTCGACGTTCTCACTGTGGCCTACCCGGTTTGCATGCGCATTCATACGTGCACATGCTTGTTATACGAAGAATATTTGACTCGTGTCCGGGGAATACCTTGTCGCCGAAGCTTGATGAGAGAGCTCGGCTAAAGCTGTCACTATGTGAACCTCCTCGCCGTGCCCAGGTATGGATCTGAACGAGGCTCAGTGGAGAGAGATTCTCGAGATGTGCAAGCGCAAGCAGTTCGTCCCCATCATTGATAACGCGTACCAGGGCTACGCCAGCGGCGACATCGTGCGCGACGGCTTCAGCACTCGGCTGTTTTGCAATGAAGGCAACATGGAGATGTTCGTCTGCCAGTCATTCGCCAAAAACATGGGGCTCTATGGCGAACGTATCGGCATGCTCCACATTGTAAGCGAGGCCGATGTACTAAAATGAGAAAAACAAAAGAGGCCAGTGACATAGATAAATGCACATTTCCATACCCACGAGTACccatctatctatccatGTAGCCATGGGTGCACCATCTGTCGAGAATATATTTGTGTATTTATTTGGTGCATGCCTCTGGCGTCTTGGAGGCTGGGATGCGACCCACGACTCTGTACAATATGTGGCTGGTGATTCGCTCCGCTGGCTGCTGATAATAGACTGACGACTCTCGTGGCCAAGTCGTCGTAGATGTCGCTTCCCAAATTTGACGCATCAGTGGTTTGGCCGCTGGTGAGAGTCGTTTTTTGTTCCGTTCGCTGGGTGTGCCTCTCGCAGGTGTGTGCATCCGCAGAGCGCGCAAAGACTGTGCTGAGCCAAGTCAAGCGCGTCATCCGCCCGATGTACAGCAGCCCGCCGCTCCACGGCGCGCGCATCGTTTCCCGCCTGTTGGGAGACCCGCATGCCAAGCAGGCATGGCTTGCGGAGCTCAAGGAGCTAGCGGGCCGCGTTCAAGGTGTCCGCGCAACCTTGCGTggcggcctcgaggcgaAAGGAACTCCTGGAAAGTGGAATCATATCACCGACCAGATTGGAATGTTCTCCTTTACTGGCCTCTCGCGTAAGTCTTCGCACTGTCTGAAATAGAACGAGCTGCATTTTCCACGCACAAGGAGTAGTTTCGTGGGTGACCCTGGAAGCCAGTGTAAAGGACAGAATGGTCGGGCGACTCCGCGTGGACCGCGTTTAGATATAGAAGTCCGATCGTCAGACTTAAACACTTCGTGAACGGCGAACGGGCGGCTGCCAGCGTGGTTCTGTGGGTCGCTGGAGAGACAACGGTGGTGACGTACgagttttcttctgcgttgTCTGACTGCAGGCGACCAAGCCGAACGCATGACGAAGCACTGGCACATCTACATGATGGGCAACGGCCGAATCAGCCTGGTAGGTGAAGGCATCGTCGCCTGGTCCTCGTTTCAGATGATCATCAGCCGCGGGACCCTATCTCCTCGGTAGAGGCAGTGTATGCAGATCGGTCACGTTCTTGATTGACGCCTGGATTttggaggggggggggtgtgaTGGAGTGCGGTGTAACATATGAACCTTTGTTTATACATGCGTATGTGTAAACACGGATCTGCACGCGCGATGTGCATGTGCGCTGGTGGGGCCCATAGCCCCGTCTATATATACAATGACGTTTTCGCAAGGCGAAGCCGCTTGTTGCCCGAGCGCCCTCTCAGCGCTGGGGCTGGTAAATTTGAAGCATCGGAGGATCATAGGGCCTGTATGTCTTGTGCGCGCACCTGTGCCTTTCCCGCAGGCTGGGCTTAACAACTCTAACCTGCAGTATGTGGTTGACGCGATCGACGAAGTAGTGCGGGCCGTGCCATCGGGTCAATCAAATATGTAGAAGTCATGAAATgggtccgcaggcgcggacggAGGTTAGCCTCTCCCAGTCTCGTGCAGAAATGCTGCTGAGCTGGCTCAAGCAGTTCCCGAGAGgggcttcttctccgtcgtctgcgtacgcgtgcatgcattcaTCCATAATTTAGGTATCTATACGAACATGTATATAGGTACTAAtctcaggcggcgcgagcgcgccccTCGTCTGACGCGCGTGTGACCTCGTCTTGCGAAAGGTGGTCACGCTCTACTGAAAGGTTCCCTTTGTGAATATAGATCTCCTGTTTGCAAGGAAATCGTTCGCGGACCGGAACCCTCACGACGGAAGTTTCGAAGTTGGGTCGGCTGTGCATAAAAAGGCCCTGTGCTTGTGCATAATATATCATATGCATGCAGTTACAGGTAGCTGTTTAGGTAAGGTACGCAGATACGGTTTCGGGGGCACGCACCGGTGGCTGAGCGGATCTATGCGTACGCGTACACATGTTTTGTATCCTGCGGACAAACTTTGTGAGAAGCGTATACCGGCCTCTGTTGTGAGACCGTCATTTTCCGTTACGCTGTAGAAGTGTTTGTCGGTTTTGGAGTTTAGGGGTGTTGGCGTTTTCGCTGCTGAGTTCTGGAGTGAACGAAAAATGCGTTTGCAGGCACGACTCGCGCGAAATAGGATTGTTGTTGTTGAGTCTATGCAGTGTGCTTGCATTATGTTTCCCACGAGTGCATACGCGTCGGCTGCACTTCAAATTGTTTGAATATGGAGAGATGCCAAGCCCGGAATACCTGGCTAGCATTCCGACGATAAGCCCGTATACACCCGTGACGTACAGACGCAGACATTTTCTTGCAAAAAGATGGGCCTGGTAGGAAACCTATGAGCCCCGGGTCGGTTGGTTTACAGTGTTTACACGAAAGGTCGCGACGAGTCACATGCCCGTTTAGAGGCTAGAGCGGTAGATCGCGCGGAGCTCCACCGGGCGCAGCAAGCTTTTAAAAGCGTAACACGTGCGGATGTAAGGCACAGCGAGGCCTGCCGTCAGGCGCGGGTAAAAAGTCGATAGCCGTGTGTCAGATAGCAGTCGTAGCGTTGCTGGCGCCATCCCCAAGTCGCTTAGCAGTCCATACGTACGCGTATATTTAGCAGATATGCATCCGTATCCCAATACGCCTGCCAGAATCTCCCACGGCGAGGCTCTCCGGTGAGCGCCTGCTAAGGCcgctgtgcatgcgcgcgtgtACCAGCGTCGCACATGAGGAAGCAGGAGACAACGGAAAAAAGGGAAgccggaagaagagcggTCGTCTGCCGCACAATGCGAGATTCTCACGCATTTCACCACCGTCGCCAGGCGAGCTCGGCAAgagcgcgacccgcgcgcgacACACGGGGGTTTCAATTCCACAGGGATATCCCGATAGACCAGAGGCACAAGGCCGCGGAAGCTCAGTCTTTTCTTTCCCTAGTAGAccagcggcggaaggccgTGGGAGCTCgatctcttctctccctaCACGCCGAAGCGAAGGCGTTCTTCTCCTTGAACGCGGCGTCTTGACACTTTGGCACGCGGCGACTTCTGTCACTTCTTCCCGAAAAGATTCCGTATGCCCTCGTCGGTGATAATGGTGCTTTTGCTGCTTCCTTTGTTCACCCTGCTGTTtttccgcagcagcgactgGCGGACTGCGTTTCGAGTCCACACATCCGTATCGGAAAACGGCCAGAGGGTCAGGTAGGGTGAATGCACCAAGAATGAAGCACGACTACGAGAGCACTGATATCGTGTGCATTATGAAAAGCACGGCAGGAATGCCTTCTGTTTTCAGAGTGTGTCGCTAACTTTCTGCAACGTGTTTGGGACGCAACTATCGCGGAAGGGATTTCACAGAAGAATAATTCCACTTTTGCGCGATCCACAGACTGCCCCCGATCTAGACTGCTATCGCCTCCTGTGTGCCCCTCCCGCCTGATTACGTATTTGTGGAGAACAGAAAAAGAATGTAAAGGAGGGTGCTTGCACACGCCCGTAACGGCAGGCATGGTCGTAGGAACAGGCAGATGGGCACAACGTACGGCCGGAAAATAGGAGATAAAACTGATCTCATGCCTGCGGCGAGCTAAATATGGAAGTACGCGTGTCACTCTAGCCGCATGCAAATGCAACTAACTATATTGTTATGTACAGTGGAGACAAGCAGTGGGAAGCGGCTGCCACAACCCCTGGCTCATGCTCCAGCCCGTAAGACCCTCGAAATTTACCCCAAGAGAGACAGATCAACTGTCGCGTTCAGTGATAACCCGCTCGCTTCGACTGGCGGTCGCTTAGTAGTATCACGGACAGTTTTTGCGGCTGCTAGCCCGCAGAGTGTCCTACCCTCTAACAAACTCAGATTAAATAGTTCTGCCTGCTTGCTCACTTCTGTTTGAAGATGATGAATGTCGGACTTTGAGTTCTGACTGCCTAGGTCTGGATTCTCTGCGGGCTGGCTCGGGCTCGAAAAGAGCGGCGAGCTCCATGATTTCCGCTCGCATCTTCAGCGTAGTTTTCCGCACTTTGTCGTACGCGCTAAGAAACCTGGCGTAGTCGACGCGCTCTTCGGCTGCATGCCCAAAGGACGAAAATAACGTAGACGACTGGGTGCACGCGCAAGCTGCATCGTCTCGATTTCATACCACTAACACTCTCCGAATACACATACCTCTTTATTTAACCACGAGATTGTGGAGTGCAGAAGGGAGGACGTCACGCCCTGAGACATTCCTCGTGGCCCTTTCCCCTCAAACGGCTAGTTTTGATCAGTTTACATCGCCGAGGTGCTTAACTGGCTGGAGAGCTGAGACCGCGTGCATCTGTAGTTTAGCCTAAGGACGCAATAACGAGGCACTAAGCGTCGTCCGTATCTTCTTTGTCGCTTAAACCAGGGCAATCCAGAAAAGTTTCGAGTTCCTTACCGGGGCCTACAAGTAGAGTCATATACTTCTCCACGACGTTCTGCAGGGCCTGTTCAATGGCCTTGGATGCGTCGTCAATATCGGTTGCTTGCCGGATCATTTCGGTCAGAAGCAGCTGCATATCACCCGCGAGGATGAACCCGGATTTATCGACATCGAAGCGCCTAAAACGGTTGCTGAGGCTCGTTTCGTGCTGACGCCGGTCTTGAatcgccgcgcagacggccATAATGACGGCGAACTTAAGGAGCCGAATCTGCTGTTTCCCCGGCGACAGTTCTGCTTTCAGTTGTATGAAGGGATCAGGGGCATCTGAAGGAATACTGAACAGAGCCCTTGTGTCGGCAGCGAGAACTTTTTCAAGGCGACTGTAGAAACCCCCATGGACGGGGTCGAGTTGCTTCAGAAAACCTAGCAACATGTCTACATGGCGG contains:
- a CDS encoding aspartate aminotransferase (encoded by transcript BESB_004890) — protein: MATRASIFQGLEEAPADPILGLETAFRADPDPRKVNLGAGAYRTEEGKPYVFRCVRQIDIDMAADVNLYKEYLPIDGLADLKKPTQELLFGEDSPAIAEGRICSTQALSGTGGLRVAAEFIKTFLPKCKTVYISDPTWPNHPNIFKKAGLEVEYYPYWNPATLSINFEAMKHTLEAAAPHSVVLLHACAHNPTGMDLNEAQWREILEMCKRKQFVPIIDNAYQGYASGDIVRDGFSTRLFCNEGNMEMFVCQSFAKNMGLYGERIGMLHIVCASAERAKTVLSQVKRVIRPMYSSPPLHGARIVSRLLGDPHAKQAWLAELKELAGRVQGVRATLRGGLEAKGTPGKWNHITDQIGMFSFTGLSRDQAERMTKHWHIYMMGNGRISLAGLNNSNLQYVVDAIDEVVRAVPSGQSNM